From the Gordonia bronchialis DSM 43247 genome, one window contains:
- a CDS encoding MaoC/PaaZ C-terminal domain-containing protein, with translation MPIDPSVALGAQLPEVSFSWTPSDVALYHLAVGAAADPLDTTGLAYVDDAKPKVLPTFATVAATFHATEAPRVSFPGIDIDLAKVVHGSQQITAHRPLPPGGTATTRTRIAELQDKGSAAVIVQESVTTSDDDAEPLWTARSSIFAKGEGGFGGERGTSSKIAYPDREPDHRIVVPTLPQQALLYRLCGDRNPLHSDPEFASRAGFPRPILHGLCSYGTVCRAVTDELLGGDVSAVADFATTFAGIVFPGETLNVNAWEDDDRLLITTTVADRDDAPALQNVVLTRR, from the coding sequence ATGCCGATCGATCCGTCCGTCGCCCTCGGCGCGCAACTGCCCGAGGTCAGCTTCTCCTGGACGCCGTCGGATGTGGCGCTGTATCACCTCGCGGTGGGTGCGGCGGCCGATCCGCTCGACACCACCGGCCTCGCCTACGTCGACGACGCAAAGCCGAAGGTGCTGCCCACCTTCGCCACCGTCGCAGCGACCTTCCACGCCACCGAGGCGCCCCGGGTGTCCTTCCCCGGCATCGACATCGACCTCGCGAAAGTGGTGCACGGCAGCCAGCAGATCACCGCCCATCGGCCGCTGCCGCCCGGCGGCACGGCCACCACGCGCACCCGGATTGCCGAACTCCAGGACAAGGGTTCGGCCGCGGTGATCGTGCAGGAATCGGTGACCACCAGCGACGACGACGCCGAACCCCTCTGGACCGCACGGTCGTCCATCTTCGCCAAGGGCGAGGGAGGCTTCGGCGGCGAGCGCGGCACCTCGTCGAAGATCGCCTACCCCGACCGCGAACCCGACCACCGGATCGTGGTACCCACCCTGCCGCAGCAGGCCCTGCTGTACCGGCTGTGCGGTGATCGCAATCCCCTGCACTCCGACCCCGAGTTCGCCTCTCGGGCAGGCTTTCCCCGGCCAATCCTTCACGGCTTGTGCAGCTACGGTACCGTCTGCCGCGCCGTCACCGACGAGCTTCTCGGCGGTGACGTGTCAGCGGTGGCGGACTTCGCGACGACCTTCGCCGGCATCGTTTTCCCCGGCGAGACACTCAATGTCAATGCCTGGGAGGACGACGACCGTCTGCTCATCACGACGACCGTCGCCGACCGTGACGACGCCCCGGCCCTGCAGAACGTGGTCCTCACACGTCGTTGA